Proteins found in one Misgurnus anguillicaudatus chromosome 3, ASM2758022v2, whole genome shotgun sequence genomic segment:
- the LOC129445250 gene encoding uncharacterized protein has protein sequence MSETCVINYKCGTTYPLWLRGGHPKPEDGVVTRHVCGRAGGYCCYFQSYPIRVKACTGGYYIYEFVKPTVCNMAYCADVSSVNSMNTTISSTDPCNNYTVLNDSRRSTKYYSSSFMCDRNVSWVGWYRLYLNGQSTRMPETCVAVNRCGTQIPMWLSNEHPKPEDGVVTRYVCGYKNNYCCSESLNPIRVKACTGGYNVYEFVTPTKCNMAYCADDLSTDPCYNYTVLDNAWRSTNYSTNSSSTKCDRNVNWVGWYRLYIYGQNVRMPETCVEKHRCSTDIPLWLSGGHPKPEDGVVTRHVCGHLRNYCCHYESFPIRVKACTGGYYVYEFVRPTVCNATYCADVDSMNKTYISVTPAITTSGVKSAITTYSTVTPAVTTSDLKSATLKSAYTTVTPAVTTSGNVNCCFLLWFIVWIHNNSQSTPDDNEQNYIYNFQLLP, from the exons ATGTCAGAAACATGTGTTATTAACTATAAGTGTGGTACTACCTACCCACTGTGGCTAAGAGGAGGACACCCAAAACCTGAGGATGGAGTGGTCACCAGACATGTTTGTGGTCGTGCGGGCGGTTACTGCTGCTATTTTCAGTCATATCCTATTAGAGTCAAAGCCTGCACAGGTGGTTATTATATCTATGAGTTTGTTAAACCAACTGTATGCAATATGGCATACTGTGCAG ATGTTAGCAGTGTCAACTCCATGAACACAACAATCAGTTCAACAG ATCCCTGCAACAACTACACTGTGCTGAACGATTCCAGAAGATCCACCAAGTATTATTCTTCCTCCTTCATGTGTGACAGAAATGTCAGTTGGGTCGGCTGGTATCGACTTTACCTTAATGGCCAGAGTACTCGAATGCCAGAAACATGTGTTGCTGTGAATAGATGTGGTACTCAAATCCCAATGTGGCTAAGCAATGAACACCCAAAACCAGAGGATGGAGTGGTCACCAGATATGTTTGTGGTTATAAAAACAATTACTGCTGCTCCGAGTCATTAAATCCAATCAGAGTCAAAGCCTGCACAGGCGGTTATAATGTCTATGAGTTTGTTACACCAACTAAGTGCAATATGGCATACTGTGCAG aTGATCTCTCTACTGACCCCTGCTACAACTACACTGTGCTGGACAACGCTTGGAGAAGCACAAACTATTCCACCAATTCTTCCTCCACCAAGTGTGACAGAAATGTTAACTGGGTCGGCTGGTATCGGCTTTACATTTATGGTCAGAACGTTCGAATGCCAGAAACATGTGTTGAAAAACATAGGTGTAGTACTGATATCCCACTTTGGCTAAGTGGTGGACACCCAAAACCTGAGGATGGAGTGGTCACCAGACATGTTTGTGGTCACTTGAGGAATTACTGCTGCCATTATGAGTCATTTCCCATTAGAGTCAAAGCCTGCACAGGCGGTTATTATGTCTATGAGTTTGTTAGACCAACTGTATGCAATGCTACATACTGTGCAG ATGTTGACAGCATGAACAAAACCTACATAAGTGTCACGCCAGCGATCACCACATCTG GTGTTAAGAGTGCTATTACCACTTACTCAACTGTCACGCCAGCAGTCACCACATCTG ATCTCAAGAGCGCTACTCTCAAGAGTGCTTATACAACTGTCACGCCAGCAGTCACCACATCTGGTAATGTAAATTGTTGTTTCCTCCTCTGGTTTATAGTCTGGATTCACAACAACAGTCAATCA ACACCTGATGATAATGAGCAGAACTACATCTACAACTTCCAGCTACTGCCTTAG